One Bosea sp. 685 DNA segment encodes these proteins:
- a CDS encoding LysR family transcriptional regulator: MIELRHFRYFVAVAEEGHVTRAAARLGIQQPPLSQQIRALEREVGAQLFRRLPRGVELTDAGRTLLEKARLVLSDVELALDAARRTARGEQGQLVIGFTSSAAFHPLVASVVRLLRQTVPGVTLALREGNTSELIGELRSERLDAAFVRSPVERPVGLVVEPLLAEEMLVALPDQHAIAERLAKGLAKRSGQGMLEGRIALAELAEETFILYRRPSGPGLYDSIIAACRAAGFSPRIGQEAPQMVSTLSLVAAGLGVSIIPASMARLETNGIAYARLDDVPGLTAPLHLAYREEKPSGALERFIDCVRRSGDAS, from the coding sequence ATGATCGAGCTGCGCCATTTCCGCTATTTCGTGGCGGTCGCCGAGGAAGGCCATGTGACGCGGGCCGCCGCGCGTCTGGGGATCCAGCAGCCGCCGCTCAGCCAGCAGATCCGCGCGCTGGAGCGGGAAGTCGGTGCGCAATTGTTCCGGCGCCTGCCGCGCGGCGTCGAGCTCACCGATGCCGGCCGCACGCTGCTGGAGAAGGCCAGGCTCGTCCTCTCCGATGTCGAGCTGGCGCTCGACGCCGCGCGGCGTACGGCGCGGGGCGAGCAGGGTCAGCTCGTCATCGGCTTCACCAGTTCGGCTGCGTTTCATCCGCTGGTGGCGTCGGTGGTTCGTTTGCTGCGCCAGACCGTGCCGGGCGTCACCTTGGCGCTCCGCGAGGGCAATACCAGCGAACTGATCGGGGAGCTGCGTTCCGAGCGGCTCGATGCGGCCTTCGTCCGCTCGCCGGTCGAGCGCCCGGTCGGGCTTGTGGTCGAGCCGCTGCTGGCCGAGGAGATGCTGGTCGCGCTGCCCGACCAGCATGCGATTGCGGAACGCTTGGCCAAGGGCTTGGCGAAGCGTTCGGGCCAAGGGATGCTGGAGGGGCGCATCGCTCTGGCCGAACTGGCGGAGGAGACCTTCATCCTCTACCGCCGCCCCTCCGGCCCGGGCCTCTATGACAGCATCATCGCCGCCTGCCGCGCCGCCGGGTTCAGCCCGCGGATCGGCCAGGAAGCCCCGCAAATGGTGTCGACGCTGAGCCTCGTGGCGGCCGGCCTGGGGGTCTCGATCATCCCCGCCTCGATGGCGCGCCTCGAGACGAACGGCATCGCCTATGCCCGCCTCGATGACGTGCCCGGGCTGACCGCGCCGCTGCATCTGGCCTATCGCGAGGAAAAGCCATCCGGCGCGCTGGAACGCTTCATCGACTGCGTCAGGCGTAGCGGCGATGCGTCATAG
- a CDS encoding RidA family protein, with amino-acid sequence MSAEDKLKELGLTLPDVPTPVATYVSFKQVGDLVYLSGQGPKRADGTYPTGKVGRDVTIEEAYEHAKQTGLGLLAAMKKATGSLDKVEVIKLLGMVNAVPDFADQPKVINGCSDLFVAVLGERGRHARSAVGMGSLPNNMTVEIEVIIKVLP; translated from the coding sequence ATGAGTGCCGAAGACAAGCTGAAGGAGTTGGGACTGACGCTGCCCGACGTGCCGACGCCGGTCGCCACCTATGTCAGCTTCAAGCAGGTCGGCGACCTCGTCTACCTCTCCGGCCAGGGCCCGAAGCGGGCGGACGGCACCTATCCCACCGGCAAGGTCGGCCGGGACGTCACGATTGAGGAAGCCTATGAGCACGCCAAGCAGACCGGCCTCGGTCTGCTCGCGGCGATGAAGAAGGCGACCGGGTCGCTCGACAAGGTCGAGGTCATCAAGCTGCTCGGCATGGTCAACGCGGTGCCCGATTTCGCCGACCAGCCCAAGGTCATCAATGGCTGCTCGGACCTGTTCGTCGCCGTACTCGGCGAGCGCGGCCGGCATGCCCGCTCGGCCGTGGGCATGGGCTCGCTGCCCAACAACATGACGGTCGAGATCGAAGTGATCATCAAGGTGCTGCCATGA
- a CDS encoding DUF1028 domain-containing protein produces the protein MTWSIVARDAATGSYGVAVSTCAFAVGSRVPYGGGRIGAIATQAFVNPLYGVDGLRLLQEGRSAVEIIATLTAADDGRAHRQLHLIDREGKIAAHTGSACIDWCGAVHGPQISVAGNMLAGPQVIEETLKAYIAASALDFDERLLVALEAGEKAGGDKRGRQSCAIRIWAGEPMPSFDIRVDDHVDPLAELRRLWRIAHQRYVPFQQASPSRARPAGVTDRVEIDRLCTDYAAAWNARHPEG, from the coding sequence ATGACATGGTCCATCGTCGCCCGTGACGCCGCCACCGGCTCCTATGGCGTCGCCGTCTCGACCTGCGCCTTCGCCGTGGGTTCGCGCGTGCCCTATGGCGGCGGGCGCATCGGGGCGATCGCGACCCAGGCTTTCGTCAACCCGCTCTACGGGGTCGACGGCCTCAGGCTGCTGCAGGAAGGCCGCTCCGCCGTCGAGATCATCGCGACGCTGACGGCCGCCGATGACGGCCGCGCGCATCGCCAGCTCCATCTGATCGATCGCGAAGGCAAGATCGCCGCCCATACCGGCTCAGCCTGCATCGATTGGTGCGGGGCGGTGCATGGGCCGCAGATCTCCGTCGCCGGCAACATGCTGGCCGGGCCGCAAGTGATCGAGGAGACGCTGAAGGCCTATATCGCGGCCTCGGCGCTCGATTTCGACGAGCGCCTGCTGGTCGCGCTCGAGGCCGGCGAGAAGGCCGGCGGCGACAAGCGCGGGCGGCAATCCTGCGCCATCCGCATCTGGGCCGGCGAGCCGATGCCGAGCTTCGACATCCGCGTCGACGACCATGTCGATCCGCTCGCCGAGTTGCGCCGGCTCTGGCGCATCGCGCATCAGCGCTATGTGCCCTTCCAGCAGGCCTCGCCCTCGCGTGCCCGCCCTGCCGGCGTCACCGACCGCGTCGAGATCGACCGGCTCTGCACCGATTATGCGGCGGCCTGGAATGCGCGGCATCCGGAAGGGTGA
- a CDS encoding D-TA family PLP-dependent enzyme — protein sequence MTALAEEIARVYGTPAVVIDLDKVEANIARLQAVCDAKGVANRPHIKTHKSPELARLQVEAGARGITCQKLGEAEIMADGGIDDIMISYNILGEEKLGRLGALQRRVRMIVAADNPVTIAGLPNAAEIAGRNLEVVVECDTGRKRAGVETPGEAVELAKLIAGSKGLTFAGFLMYPPEDGWERTQIFLDTANAGLREAGLEAGIVSTGGSPNIPNIGKLKGATEHRSGTSIFNDRMQVAAGVATLEDCALSVYATVVSRAGPERGILDSGSKTLTSDTGGLDGHGYILEYPAARIAKFAEEHGFLDLAASNERPNVGEVVRIIPNHVCVVVNMVDRLITVRGDKLIGEMPVAARGKLT from the coding sequence ATGACCGCGCTGGCTGAGGAAATCGCCCGCGTCTACGGTACGCCGGCCGTCGTCATCGATCTCGACAAGGTCGAGGCCAATATCGCCCGGCTCCAGGCCGTCTGCGATGCGAAGGGTGTCGCCAACCGCCCCCATATCAAGACGCATAAATCGCCCGAGCTCGCCCGCCTCCAGGTCGAGGCCGGCGCGCGCGGCATCACCTGCCAGAAGCTCGGCGAGGCCGAGATCATGGCCGATGGCGGCATCGACGACATCATGATCAGCTACAACATCCTCGGCGAGGAGAAGCTCGGCCGCCTGGGCGCGTTGCAGCGGCGCGTGCGCATGATCGTCGCGGCCGATAATCCGGTCACCATTGCCGGCCTGCCGAACGCCGCCGAGATCGCCGGCCGCAATCTCGAGGTCGTCGTCGAATGCGACACCGGCCGCAAGCGCGCCGGCGTCGAGACGCCAGGCGAGGCCGTGGAGCTCGCAAAGCTGATCGCTGGCTCCAAGGGCCTGACCTTTGCGGGCTTCCTGATGTACCCGCCCGAGGATGGCTGGGAGCGCACACAGATCTTCCTCGACACCGCCAATGCCGGCCTGCGCGAGGCGGGGCTGGAGGCAGGCATCGTCTCGACCGGCGGCTCGCCCAACATCCCCAATATCGGCAAGCTCAAGGGCGCGACCGAGCACCGCTCCGGCACCTCGATCTTCAACGACCGCATGCAGGTCGCGGCCGGGGTCGCGACGCTGGAGGATTGCGCGCTTTCAGTCTACGCCACGGTGGTCAGCCGGGCCGGGCCTGAGCGCGGCATCCTCGATTCCGGCTCGAAGACGCTGACCAGCGACACAGGCGGTCTCGACGGTCATGGCTATATCCTGGAATATCCGGCGGCCAGAATCGCGAAATTCGCCGAGGAGCACGGCTTCCTCGACCTCGCGGCTTCGAATGAACGGCCCAATGTCGGCGAGGTCGTGCGCATCATCCCCAACCATGTCTGCGTGGTGGTGAACATGGTCGACCGGTTGATCACCGTGCGCGGCGACAAGCTCATCGGCGAAATGCCCGTGGCGGCGCGCGGCAAGCTCACTTGA
- a CDS encoding ABC transporter permease, which produces MSPESALSPKKRSYLRKHPAVTVGGVLLLLMILVAIFAPLLWTVDPTAIATSRRTRVPSELYWFGTDMLGRDIYSRVTYGARVSLLVGFSVAFLASVIGLAVGLFAGFVRWADGIVMRIIDGMMSIPPILLAIALMALTRGSVQNVIIAITIAEIPRVARLVRSVVLSLREQPYVEAAISQGARVPRIIFRHILPNTVAPMMVQATYICASAMIVEAILSFIGAGVPPSTPSWGNIMAEGRALWQVRPHIIFFPALFLSITVLAVNLLGDGLRDSLDPRLAKSL; this is translated from the coding sequence TTGTCGCCCGAGTCTGCCTTGTCGCCCAAGAAGCGTTCCTATCTGCGCAAGCACCCTGCCGTCACGGTCGGCGGCGTCTTGCTGCTGCTGATGATCCTGGTCGCGATCTTCGCGCCCCTGCTGTGGACCGTCGATCCCACCGCGATCGCGACCTCGCGGCGCACGCGCGTGCCCTCCGAGCTCTACTGGTTCGGCACCGACATGCTCGGGCGCGACATCTATTCGCGCGTCACCTATGGCGCGCGGGTCTCGCTGCTGGTCGGCTTCAGCGTGGCCTTCCTGGCCTCCGTCATTGGGCTGGCCGTCGGTCTCTTCGCCGGCTTCGTGCGCTGGGCCGACGGCATCGTCATGCGCATCATCGACGGCATGATGTCGATCCCGCCGATCCTGCTCGCCATCGCGCTGATGGCGCTGACGCGCGGCTCGGTCCAGAACGTCATCATCGCCATCACCATCGCCGAGATCCCGCGCGTCGCCCGCCTGGTGCGCAGCGTCGTGCTGTCCTTGCGCGAGCAGCCCTATGTCGAGGCGGCGATCTCGCAAGGCGCTCGCGTGCCGCGCATCATCTTCCGCCACATCCTGCCCAATACGGTCGCGCCGATGATGGTGCAGGCGACCTATATCTGCGCCAGCGCCATGATCGTCGAGGCGATCCTGTCCTTCATCGGCGCGGGCGTACCGCCCTCCACCCCGTCCTGGGGCAACATCATGGCCGAGGGCAGGGCGCTCTGGCAGGTCAGGCCGCATATCATCTTCTTCCCGGCGCTGTTCCTCTCGATCACCGTTCTCGCGGTCAACCTGCTCGGCGACGGCTTGCGCGACTCGCTCGATCCGCGCCTGGCCAAGAGCCTCTGA
- a CDS encoding gamma-glutamyltransferase family protein, whose translation MTMFTTRPEILGTFGVVTSTHWLATASGMAMLEKGGNAFDACAAAAFVLQVVEPHLVGPAGDMPAVFYSAEKKKVEVLCAQGPAPEAATIEAFKALGLDLIPGSGLLSTVVPGAFGGWMTLLRDHGRLTLREVLEPAIGYFENGHPMLPRVSHSIAELTELFTGEWPTSGAVYLPGGHVPKAKELFRNQAAADTYKRLLSEAEAAGSDRQEQIQAAFDAWYKGFVAEAMDRFCRTTEAMDSSGRRHKGLLTADDMARWQPNYETPASVTYHGWEVFKIGPWGQGPVFLQTLKILEGIDIAGMGPTSPEFIHHVTEAMKLGFADREAYYGDPDFVKVPLATLLSEDYASGRRKLIGEQASHELRPGLVPGYEEQVGRMLAGVRIAGQSGKGGASVGEPTMASMVAAGRRGDTVHIDVIDKWGNMIAATPSGGWLQSSPVIPSLGFPLNSRAQAFWLEEGLPASLAPFKRPRTTLTPTLAFENGEPRLVFGTPGGDQQEQWQLGMFLRRVHHGLNLQEAIDLPLFHTQHFPSSFYPREARPGHLMVEESIGEAALADLVRRGHALERAPAWTVGRLTAAEKSRNGLLRAAATPRLMQAYAAGR comes from the coding sequence CTGACCATGTTCACCACCCGCCCCGAAATCCTCGGCACCTTCGGTGTCGTCACCTCGACGCACTGGCTTGCCACCGCCTCGGGCATGGCGATGCTGGAAAAGGGCGGCAACGCCTTCGACGCCTGCGCGGCGGCCGCGTTCGTGCTGCAGGTGGTGGAGCCGCATCTCGTCGGCCCCGCCGGCGACATGCCGGCCGTGTTCTACTCAGCGGAAAAGAAGAAGGTCGAGGTTCTCTGCGCACAGGGGCCTGCTCCCGAGGCCGCGACGATCGAGGCCTTCAAGGCGCTCGGGCTCGACCTCATCCCGGGCTCGGGCCTGCTCTCGACCGTGGTGCCCGGCGCCTTCGGCGGCTGGATGACGCTGCTGCGCGACCATGGCCGCCTGACGCTGCGCGAGGTGCTGGAACCCGCGATCGGCTATTTCGAGAACGGCCACCCGATGCTGCCGCGCGTCTCGCACTCGATCGCGGAACTGACCGAGCTCTTCACCGGGGAATGGCCGACATCGGGCGCGGTCTATCTGCCCGGCGGCCATGTGCCCAAGGCCAAGGAGCTCTTCCGCAACCAGGCCGCCGCCGACACCTATAAGCGCCTCCTCTCCGAGGCCGAGGCCGCCGGCTCCGACCGGCAGGAGCAGATCCAGGCAGCCTTCGACGCCTGGTACAAGGGCTTCGTCGCCGAGGCGATGGACAGATTCTGCCGCACGACGGAGGCGATGGATTCGTCTGGCCGCCGTCATAAGGGCCTGCTCACCGCAGACGACATGGCGCGCTGGCAGCCGAACTACGAGACGCCGGCGAGCGTGACCTATCATGGCTGGGAGGTCTTCAAGATCGGCCCCTGGGGCCAGGGTCCGGTCTTCCTGCAGACGCTGAAGATCCTGGAAGGCATCGACATCGCCGGGATGGGGCCGACGAGCCCGGAATTCATCCACCATGTCACGGAGGCGATGAAGCTCGGCTTCGCCGATCGCGAGGCCTATTACGGCGACCCGGATTTCGTGAAGGTGCCGCTCGCGACGCTGCTCTCCGAGGATTATGCGAGCGGCCGGCGCAAGCTGATCGGCGAGCAGGCCTCACATGAATTGCGGCCAGGCCTGGTCCCCGGATATGAGGAGCAGGTCGGGCGCATGCTCGCCGGCGTCCGCATTGCCGGCCAGTCGGGCAAGGGCGGCGCCAGCGTCGGCGAGCCGACCATGGCCTCGATGGTCGCGGCCGGGCGGCGCGGCGACACCGTCCATATCGACGTCATCGACAAATGGGGCAACATGATCGCGGCGACGCCTTCGGGCGGTTGGCTGCAATCCTCGCCGGTGATCCCTTCGCTCGGCTTCCCGCTGAATTCGCGGGCGCAGGCCTTCTGGCTCGAGGAAGGGCTGCCGGCCTCGCTCGCCCCGTTCAAGCGGCCGCGCACGACGCTGACGCCGACGCTCGCCTTCGAGAATGGCGAACCGCGCCTCGTCTTCGGCACGCCGGGCGGCGACCAGCAGGAGCAGTGGCAGCTCGGCATGTTCCTGCGCCGGGTGCATCACGGCCTCAACCTGCAGGAGGCGATCGACCTGCCACTGTTCCACACCCAGCACTTCCCCTCCTCCTTCTATCCGCGTGAGGCGCGGCCGGGGCATCTGATGGTCGAGGAGAGCATCGGCGAGGCGGCGCTCGCCGATCTCGTCCGGCGCGGCCACGCCTTGGAGCGCGCCCCGGCCTGGACGGTCGGGCGCCTGACCGCCGCCGAGAAGAGCCGCAACGGCCTCTTGCGCGCGGCGGCCACCCCGCGTCTGATGCAAGCCTACGCTGCCGGACGCTGA
- a CDS encoding DUF2345 domain-containing protein — protein sequence MAPGESDMLARRIASLEAQLQALRQVIDVSPSGLKIRTDGSLSITAGGAVQVTSGGATAISAGSALSLKTSAALDVRAAAAITIAGSHTISLAGYTLSASLMKDVDVSVGKTFSIAAGERVALKAGDAEIDMKKDGSIRVQGRDIDIKGSGKIDVKGSGDVVIKGAKVLQN from the coding sequence ATGGCACCTGGCGAAAGCGACATGCTCGCCCGCAGGATCGCGAGCCTCGAAGCACAGCTGCAGGCACTGCGGCAGGTCATCGACGTCAGCCCGTCCGGCCTGAAGATTCGGACAGACGGCTCACTCAGCATCACGGCGGGAGGCGCCGTGCAGGTCACCTCCGGCGGCGCGACCGCGATTAGCGCCGGCTCCGCTCTTTCGCTCAAGACCTCGGCTGCCCTCGATGTCAGGGCAGCCGCGGCGATCACCATCGCAGGCTCTCACACCATCTCGCTGGCGGGCTACACACTGAGCGCGTCGCTGATGAAGGATGTCGATGTCAGCGTCGGAAAGACGTTCTCCATCGCCGCCGGCGAGCGAGTGGCGCTGAAGGCCGGCGACGCCGAGATCGACATGAAGAAGGACGGCTCGATCAGGGTCCAGGGTCGGGACATCGACATCAAAGGCAGCGGCAAGATCGACGTCAAGGGCAGCGGCGATGTCGTGATCAAAGGCGCGAAGGTCCTGCAGAACTGA
- a CDS encoding GNAT family N-acetyltransferase — protein sequence MTSADLASVLAVAARVHPGYPEDEAVFTERLALSAQGCLCLEETGRVGGYVVSHPWLLGQVPALNSLLGALPDPADTYYIHDLALLPQLRGSGAANDIVAQLAQHARGAGFASMALAAVNGSAGFWRRHGFRETHDASLDRKLASYDDAARYMVRDLATDEGKSE from the coding sequence ATGACGTCCGCCGACCTGGCGTCCGTCCTGGCGGTCGCAGCGCGGGTTCATCCCGGCTATCCCGAGGACGAAGCGGTCTTCACCGAGCGCCTCGCGCTGTCCGCGCAAGGCTGCCTCTGCCTGGAGGAGACCGGCCGCGTCGGCGGCTATGTTGTGAGCCATCCCTGGCTGCTCGGCCAGGTTCCGGCGCTCAACAGCCTGCTCGGCGCGCTGCCCGATCCGGCCGACACCTATTACATCCATGATCTTGCTCTGTTGCCGCAGCTGCGCGGCAGCGGCGCGGCCAACGACATCGTTGCGCAGCTGGCACAGCATGCGCGCGGAGCAGGCTTTGCCAGCATGGCGCTGGCCGCCGTCAACGGCTCGGCCGGCTTCTGGCGGCGTCACGGCTTTCGCGAGACGCATGACGCATCGCTTGATCGCAAGCTCGCGAGCTACGACGATGCGGCCCGCTACATGGTCCGCGATCTTGCGACCGACGAGGGGAAATCAGAATGA
- a CDS encoding amidohydrolase/deacetylase family metallohydrolase, producing MTHDLILKGGRVIDPSQKHDGVLDVAFTDGKVSGFGKDLKGAKEIRDVSGYIVTPGLIDLHTHVYWGGTSLGIDADEFCRASGVTTSVDTGSAGPGNWPGFRKHVIERSQARILAYLHVSHAGIYGFDHRVMVGESGDLRLMNPIDAVAVADANRDLIVGIKVRVGLHASGDQGTVPLNIALQVANEVGMPLMCHIDHPPPSYEEVVNMLRPGDVLTHAFRPFPNAPCTAQGTVKPEVLAARKRGVIFDIGHGKGSFSFKTTRAMLANGFEPDVISSDVHKLCIDGPAYDQVTTMSKFLLMGMSLNNVIAASTVNAAMALKRPEYGSLKVGSLGDATILTVKDGKFDYADVTGEHMTGDKKIFSEGVVLKGAWWHPKRTNKFKKVAAS from the coding sequence ATGACCCATGATCTCATCCTCAAGGGCGGTCGTGTCATCGACCCTTCGCAGAAGCATGACGGCGTGCTCGACGTCGCCTTCACCGACGGCAAGGTCTCCGGCTTCGGCAAGGATCTGAAGGGCGCCAAGGAAATCCGCGACGTTTCCGGCTACATCGTCACGCCGGGCCTGATCGACCTGCACACCCATGTCTATTGGGGCGGCACCTCGCTCGGCATCGACGCCGACGAGTTCTGCCGGGCGTCCGGCGTCACCACCTCGGTCGACACCGGCTCGGCTGGCCCCGGCAACTGGCCGGGCTTCCGCAAGCATGTCATCGAGAGGAGCCAGGCCCGCATCCTGGCTTATCTCCATGTCTCGCATGCCGGCATCTACGGCTTCGACCACCGCGTCATGGTCGGCGAGAGCGGCGATCTGCGCCTGATGAACCCGATCGACGCCGTCGCGGTCGCCGACGCCAACCGCGACCTCATCGTCGGCATCAAGGTCCGCGTCGGCCTGCACGCCTCGGGCGATCAGGGCACGGTGCCGCTCAACATCGCGCTGCAGGTCGCCAACGAGGTCGGCATGCCGCTGATGTGCCATATCGACCATCCGCCTCCGTCCTATGAGGAGGTGGTGAACATGCTGCGGCCGGGCGATGTGCTCACCCACGCCTTCCGCCCCTTCCCGAATGCGCCCTGCACGGCGCAGGGCACGGTCAAGCCCGAGGTGCTGGCCGCCCGCAAGCGCGGCGTCATCTTCGATATCGGCCACGGCAAGGGTTCGTTCTCGTTCAAGACGACGCGCGCCATGCTGGCCAATGGTTTCGAGCCGGATGTGATCTCGTCCGACGTGCACAAGCTCTGCATCGATGGCCCGGCCTATGACCAGGTCACCACCATGTCGAAGTTCCTCCTCATGGGCATGAGCCTGAACAACGTCATCGCCGCCTCGACCGTGAATGCCGCGATGGCACTGAAGCGGCCCGAATACGGTTCGCTCAAGGTCGGCTCGCTCGGCGACGCGACGATCCTGACCGTCAAGGACGGCAAGTTCGACTATGCCGACGTCACCGGCGAGCACATGACCGGTGACAAGAAAATCTTTTCCGAGGGCGTGGTGCTGAAGGGCGCCTGGTGGCACCCCAAGCGCACGAACAAGTTCAAGAAGGTCGCGGCCTCCTGA
- a CDS encoding N-carbamoyl-D-amino-acid hydrolase, translating into MSRILTVAAAQLGPIQRDESRASAVARLIELMRQAKGHGADLVVYPEAALTAFFPHWWIEDEDEIDSYFESAMPGNETAPLFAEAQRLGIGFHLGYCELAFEEGRKRRFNTAILVDKTGAIVGKYRKIHLPGHPEHRPDAPFQNLEKRYFETGNLGWPVWRAMDANLGMMICNDRRWPESYRSMGLQDVELIVLGYNTPKHNPPAPDHDRLGNFHNQLVMQAGAYQNASWVVGVAKAGLEAGVDQIGGSCIIAPTGEVVAQAVTEGDELVIARCDMDLGKSYKNSTFNFAKHREPQAYGLIVERKGAVGPV; encoded by the coding sequence GTGAGCCGTATCCTGACCGTCGCCGCGGCCCAGCTCGGGCCGATCCAGCGTGACGAGAGCCGCGCCTCGGCGGTTGCCCGCCTGATCGAGCTGATGCGCCAGGCCAAGGGCCATGGCGCCGATCTCGTGGTTTATCCCGAGGCCGCGCTGACCGCGTTCTTTCCGCATTGGTGGATCGAGGACGAGGACGAGATCGACAGCTATTTCGAGAGCGCGATGCCCGGCAACGAGACCGCACCGCTCTTCGCCGAAGCCCAGCGCCTCGGCATCGGCTTCCATCTGGGCTATTGCGAGCTTGCCTTCGAGGAGGGCCGCAAGCGCCGCTTCAACACCGCGATCCTGGTCGACAAGACCGGCGCGATCGTCGGCAAGTACCGCAAGATCCATCTGCCCGGCCATCCCGAGCATCGTCCCGACGCGCCGTTCCAAAATCTGGAGAAGCGCTATTTCGAGACCGGCAATCTCGGCTGGCCGGTCTGGCGCGCGATGGATGCCAATCTCGGCATGATGATCTGCAATGACCGGCGCTGGCCCGAGAGCTACCGGTCGATGGGCTTGCAGGATGTCGAGCTGATCGTGCTCGGCTACAACACGCCCAAGCACAACCCGCCGGCGCCCGACCATGACCGGCTCGGCAACTTCCACAACCAGCTCGTAATGCAGGCCGGCGCCTATCAGAACGCGAGCTGGGTCGTCGGCGTCGCCAAGGCGGGGCTGGAGGCTGGCGTCGACCAGATCGGCGGCTCCTGCATCATCGCGCCGACCGGCGAGGTCGTGGCGCAGGCCGTGACCGAGGGCGACGAGCTCGTTATCGCCCGCTGCGACATGGATCTCGGCAAGAGCTACAAGAACTCCACCTTCAATTTCGCCAAGCACCGCGAACCGCAGGCCTATGGGCTCATCGTCGAGCGCAAGGGTGCTGTGGGACCAGTGTGA
- a CDS encoding ABC transporter permease, whose product MLAFIVRRIITTIPVMAFVALFVFSLLYIAPGDPAAVIAGDQASPADVERIRASLGLDRPYLIRFGEWFYHVLQGDLGTSIFTSLPVTQLIAQRIEPTVSLMLLTLIFAVVVAVPMGVVAAWKAGSWIDRCVVGFAVFGFSVPVFVVGYMLAYVFALKLDWVPVQGYTPISQGIWPWFKNLILPSITLGFVYIALIARITRATMLEVLQQDYVRTASAKGVEQRNVLFVHALKNAAVPVITIIGIGVALLIGGAVVTESVFAIPGLGRLTLDAILRRDYPVIQGVVLIFSFVYVLVNLLVDLIYTLVDPRIRY is encoded by the coding sequence ATGCTCGCTTTCATCGTCAGACGGATCATCACGACCATACCGGTGATGGCCTTCGTCGCCCTGTTCGTCTTCTCGCTGCTTTACATCGCGCCGGGCGATCCCGCCGCGGTGATCGCCGGCGACCAGGCCTCGCCGGCCGATGTCGAGAGGATCCGGGCCAGTCTGGGTCTCGACCGGCCCTATCTCATCCGCTTCGGGGAATGGTTCTACCATGTGCTCCAGGGCGATCTCGGCACCTCGATCTTCACCTCGCTGCCGGTGACGCAGCTCATCGCCCAGCGCATCGAGCCGACGGTCTCATTGATGCTGCTGACGCTGATCTTCGCGGTCGTCGTCGCCGTGCCGATGGGTGTGGTTGCGGCCTGGAAGGCAGGCTCCTGGATCGACCGCTGCGTCGTCGGCTTTGCCGTGTTCGGCTTCTCGGTTCCGGTCTTCGTCGTCGGCTACATGCTCGCCTATGTCTTCGCCCTGAAGCTCGATTGGGTGCCGGTGCAGGGCTATACGCCGATCTCGCAAGGCATCTGGCCCTGGTTCAAGAACCTGATCCTGCCCTCGATCACGCTTGGCTTCGTCTATATCGCGCTGATCGCGCGCATCACCCGGGCGACCATGCTCGAAGTGCTGCAGCAGGACTATGTCCGCACCGCCAGCGCCAAGGGCGTCGAACAGCGCAACGTGCTCTTCGTGCATGCTCTGAAGAATGCGGCGGTTCCGGTGATCACCATCATCGGCATCGGCGTGGCGCTCCTGATCGGCGGCGCCGTCGTCACCGAGAGCGTCTTCGCCATTCCAGGCCTGGGGCGGCTGACGCTGGATGCGATCCTGCGGCGCGACTACCCCGTGATCCAGGGCGTCGTGCTGATCTTCAGCTTCGTCTACGTCCTGGTGAACCTGCTCGTGGACCTCATCTATACTCTGGTCGATCCGAGGATACGGTATTGA
- a CDS encoding chromate transporter → MSSVLIALALIFTQLSLLAFGGGNTILPEMQRQVVEIHHWMTAQQFGAMFALAQAAPGPNMMIVPLVGWHVASWPGVLVTTLAKFGPSSLLTGIAMQLWERFKDRPWRRIVQAGLVPMTVGLVTASAAVITQASAHEWVLAAIVAICAIAALTTRLHPLLVLAFGALVGLSGIGQI, encoded by the coding sequence ATGAGCTCGGTCCTGATCGCGCTGGCGCTGATCTTCACGCAGCTTTCGCTGCTCGCCTTCGGCGGCGGCAACACCATCCTTCCGGAGATGCAGAGGCAGGTTGTCGAGATCCATCACTGGATGACGGCGCAGCAATTCGGGGCAATGTTCGCCCTCGCCCAGGCGGCGCCCGGGCCCAACATGATGATCGTGCCGCTGGTCGGCTGGCATGTCGCGAGCTGGCCCGGCGTCCTCGTCACCACGCTGGCGAAGTTCGGCCCCTCATCCCTGCTGACGGGCATCGCCATGCAGCTTTGGGAGCGCTTCAAGGACCGGCCCTGGCGCCGCATCGTGCAGGCCGGGCTGGTACCGATGACCGTGGGTCTCGTCACCGCGAGCGCGGCGGTGATCACCCAGGCCTCGGCCCATGAATGGGTCCTGGCCGCGATCGTCGCCATCTGCGCCATCGCCGCATTGACGACGCGCCTGCATCCGCTGCTGGTGCTCGCCTTCGGCGCTCTGGTCGGGCTCAGCGGTATCGGACAGATCTGA